In Hydrogenovibrio thermophilus, the following are encoded in one genomic region:
- a CDS encoding YcgN family cysteine cluster protein yields the protein MTDKTPEKPFWEIKTLAEMTPDEWEAVCDGCGLCCLTKLQDDETDEIVYTRVVCPYSDTQTAACSDYANRSVNVPTCVNLTVERVAEFDWLPDTCGYRVLLRGDPLPDWHPLVSGHKDSVQKAGVGLLAIPVVVDRPGLDYEEYLMEKP from the coding sequence ATGACCGATAAAACCCCTGAAAAACCTTTTTGGGAAATCAAAACTTTGGCGGAAATGACGCCGGACGAGTGGGAGGCGGTTTGCGATGGCTGTGGTTTGTGCTGTTTGACCAAATTACAGGACGATGAGACTGACGAAATTGTCTACACTCGCGTGGTCTGTCCGTACTCGGATACCCAAACGGCGGCGTGTTCCGATTATGCCAATCGTTCGGTGAATGTACCGACCTGTGTGAACTTGACGGTGGAACGGGTGGCGGAGTTCGATTGGTTGCCGGACACCTGCGGTTATCGAGTGTTATTGCGTGGCGATCCTTTACCAGACTGGCATCCTTTGGTGTCGGGTCATAAAGACTCGGTTCAAAAGGCAGGGGTCGGGTTGTTGGCGATTCCGGTCGTGGTGGACAGACCGGGACTGGATTATGAAGAGTATTTAATGGAAAAGCCTTAA
- a CDS encoding TIGR01621 family pseudouridine synthase translates to MAQRISAVFQGQDFWVVNKPSGLDFHSEADEAGEKQPGLAVLLQQQYELPELYPVHRLDKMTSGLVVFALNLLAAQRFQMLFEQRDVEKYYLAISTHKPKKKQGWVKGDMLPARRGSWKLATTQTNPAVTQFISQSCRPNERWFLLKPHTGKTHQLRVALKSLGAPIAGDRRYDAVEKAQHEDRGYLHAYALRFEYEGEDYEFVLKPEQGERFLSDAADACLIEWQAPWRFFKMKEKQDDR, encoded by the coding sequence ATGGCACAACGGATTTCAGCGGTATTTCAGGGGCAGGACTTCTGGGTGGTGAATAAGCCGTCCGGTTTGGACTTTCACAGCGAAGCGGATGAGGCGGGCGAAAAACAGCCAGGCCTGGCCGTTTTGCTACAACAGCAGTATGAATTGCCCGAACTGTATCCAGTGCACCGTTTGGATAAGATGACGTCAGGCCTGGTGGTTTTTGCCCTTAACTTGTTGGCGGCTCAGCGTTTTCAAATGCTGTTTGAACAGCGCGACGTGGAGAAATATTATCTGGCGATTTCCACGCACAAGCCGAAGAAAAAGCAAGGCTGGGTGAAAGGCGATATGCTTCCGGCGCGGCGGGGCAGTTGGAAATTGGCCACCACACAAACCAACCCGGCCGTGACGCAATTTATTTCCCAAAGTTGTCGGCCCAATGAACGTTGGTTTTTATTGAAGCCGCATACCGGCAAAACCCATCAGCTACGGGTGGCCTTGAAAAGCCTTGGCGCACCGATTGCGGGTGACCGTCGCTATGATGCGGTGGAAAAAGCGCAACATGAGGACCGAGGTTATTTACATGCCTATGCGCTGCGCTTTGAGTACGAGGGTGAAGACTATGAGTTTGTTCTGAAACCGGAGCAGGGCGAGCGCTTTTTAAGTGACGCCGCCGACGCTTGCCTGATTGAATGGCAAGCGCCTTGGCGATTTTTTAAGATGAAAGAGAAGCAAGATGACCGATAA
- the secF gene encoding protein translocase subunit SecF, translating into MSAQVEKQYNFMGHRRLAMGVSLAFVILSVVGLFVKGLNLGIDFTGGTIIELSYQEPADVDNIRDALQVSGFDEAVVQNFGSAEDVLIRIAPRDGVNSAQISNMAMDGLRDNHSDGFELRRVEFVGPQVGDELTEDGALSVIYALIGILIYVALRFEFRFSIGSVAALVHDVVITLGVFAWTQAQFDLTVLAALLAVIGYSLNDTIVVFDRVRENFRTVRDGTPEEVTNLAVNQMLARTLMTSLTTLLVLIALFVLGGEIIHNFALALIVGVVVGTYSSTFVASSIALALGVSKEDLMKPVKEGADATAQEEELNRIFLEQEAEREARDAAKQSKRKK; encoded by the coding sequence ATGAGCGCACAAGTAGAAAAACAGTATAACTTTATGGGCCATCGCCGCTTGGCGATGGGGGTTTCATTGGCTTTCGTCATTTTGTCTGTCGTCGGTTTGTTTGTGAAAGGGCTGAACCTGGGGATTGACTTCACCGGCGGGACGATTATCGAATTGTCGTATCAAGAACCGGCCGATGTCGATAACATTCGTGACGCCTTACAGGTCAGCGGCTTTGACGAAGCGGTGGTTCAGAACTTCGGTTCGGCGGAAGACGTTTTGATTCGCATTGCGCCGCGCGACGGCGTGAATTCCGCGCAAATCAGCAATATGGCGATGGACGGATTGCGGGATAACCATTCCGACGGCTTTGAGTTGCGTCGTGTCGAATTCGTCGGTCCGCAGGTTGGGGATGAATTGACTGAAGACGGTGCTTTGTCGGTGATTTATGCCTTGATCGGGATTTTGATTTACGTAGCGTTACGTTTCGAGTTCCGCTTCTCCATCGGTTCCGTGGCGGCCTTGGTGCATGATGTGGTCATCACGCTGGGCGTGTTTGCCTGGACGCAGGCCCAGTTCGATTTAACGGTGCTGGCGGCGTTACTGGCGGTCATCGGTTATTCCCTGAACGATACCATCGTGGTCTTCGACCGGGTGCGGGAAAACTTCCGAACCGTGCGAGACGGCACGCCGGAGGAGGTCACGAATTTGGCCGTGAACCAGATGCTGGCGCGAACCCTGATGACCTCCTTGACCACCTTGCTGGTGCTGATTGCCTTGTTTGTTTTAGGTGGGGAAATCATTCACAACTTCGCATTGGCCTTGATTGTTGGCGTCGTGGTCGGGACCTATTCATCCACCTTCGTTGCCAGCTCCATTGCCTTGGCATTGGGCGTATCAAAGGAAGATTTGATGAAGCCGGTAAAAGAAGGTGCGGATGCCACGGCACAGGAAGAAGAGTTGAACCGTATTTTCCTGGAGCAGGAAGCGGAACGTGAAGCACGCGATGCGGCCAAGCAGAGCAAGCGCAAAAAATAA
- the secD gene encoding protein translocase subunit SecD yields the protein MFESRQKVISNQYPAWKYLLLLVVIVLGLIYAAPNLFGDDPAVQVSPAKSVQFDASTEKTIESTLAKADLDPKSLKYQNGQFLIRFHNADDQLKAKSVLKDVLGRQAVVALNLAPATPEFLRAMGAQPMYLGLDLRGGVHFLMDVDMEAAIEKNYNRYVDEIKATFRKERIRYLGVEYQQDHLMAKFRDAASVEAADKALQEAYPAQFNLIQKPDEHALEIRLLPKTLEEARTYALKQNITTLRNRINELGVAEPVIQQQGDRRIVVQLPGVQDTAKAKEILGATATLEFRLVEEKGDAARAEKTGYAPNGSRLYHFRNGRPILLKRSVIVTGDNVINAQSGIDPESGSPEVTVTLDGVGGRKMLATTKENIGNRMAVVFIENRIDTIEKGDETIKKRVTTKDVINAAVIRGQFANRFQITGLDSPQEAQDLALLLRAGALAAPMEIVEERTVGPSLGQDNIDQGMMSVVVGFLLVLVVMVWRYKVFGMIANVALTLNLVLIVAVLSLLQATLTLPGIAGIVLTVGMAVDANVLIFERIREELRNSSVQSAIHAGYEKAFVTIADANITTLLAAVVLFSFGTGPIKGFAITLSIGIITSMFTAILGTRALVNALYGNKPVEKLSV from the coding sequence ATGTTTGAATCAAGACAAAAAGTCATCAGTAACCAGTATCCTGCCTGGAAATATCTGTTATTACTCGTTGTCATTGTGCTCGGGCTGATTTATGCAGCTCCGAACCTGTTTGGCGACGATCCGGCGGTACAGGTATCGCCGGCCAAGTCGGTGCAGTTTGATGCCAGCACCGAAAAAACCATTGAGTCCACTTTGGCAAAAGCCGACCTGGACCCGAAATCCTTAAAATATCAAAACGGTCAGTTCCTGATTCGTTTTCATAATGCGGACGACCAGCTGAAAGCCAAAAGTGTGCTGAAAGACGTTTTGGGCCGTCAAGCTGTCGTGGCCTTGAATTTGGCACCGGCTACGCCGGAGTTTTTGAGAGCCATGGGCGCGCAGCCGATGTATCTCGGTTTGGATTTGCGTGGCGGGGTGCATTTCTTGATGGACGTCGACATGGAAGCGGCCATCGAGAAAAACTACAACCGTTATGTGGATGAAATTAAAGCCACCTTCCGAAAAGAACGCATTCGTTACCTAGGCGTGGAATACCAGCAAGACCATTTGATGGCAAAATTCCGCGATGCCGCCAGTGTGGAAGCGGCCGACAAGGCGCTTCAGGAAGCTTATCCGGCTCAGTTCAATTTGATTCAAAAACCGGATGAGCATGCGTTGGAAATCCGTTTGCTCCCGAAAACGTTGGAAGAGGCGCGCACCTATGCCTTGAAACAAAACATCACCACCTTGCGTAACCGTATCAACGAGCTGGGGGTCGCTGAGCCGGTCATTCAGCAGCAAGGTGATCGCCGTATCGTTGTGCAATTGCCGGGCGTTCAAGACACGGCTAAAGCGAAGGAAATCCTAGGCGCGACAGCTACGTTGGAGTTCCGTCTAGTGGAAGAAAAAGGCGATGCGGCACGTGCTGAAAAAACCGGTTATGCGCCGAACGGTTCGCGTTTGTACCATTTCCGAAACGGTCGCCCGATTTTGCTGAAACGCAGTGTGATTGTGACCGGTGACAATGTTATCAATGCGCAGTCCGGTATCGATCCGGAATCCGGTTCGCCGGAAGTGACGGTGACCTTGGATGGGGTCGGCGGACGTAAGATGCTGGCGACCACCAAAGAGAATATCGGTAACCGCATGGCGGTGGTGTTCATTGAAAACCGTATCGACACCATCGAAAAAGGCGATGAAACCATTAAAAAACGTGTGACGACCAAAGATGTCATCAACGCCGCAGTGATTCGCGGCCAGTTCGCCAATCGTTTCCAAATCACCGGTTTGGACAGTCCGCAAGAAGCGCAGGATTTGGCGTTGCTGTTGCGTGCCGGGGCTTTGGCGGCACCGATGGAAATCGTTGAAGAACGTACTGTCGGACCGAGCCTGGGGCAAGACAATATCGATCAGGGCATGATGTCCGTGGTTGTCGGCTTCTTGCTGGTATTGGTGGTGATGGTCTGGCGTTATAAAGTGTTCGGCATGATCGCCAATGTGGCTCTGACCTTGAATTTGGTTCTGATTGTCGCGGTGCTATCGTTGTTGCAGGCGACTTTGACGTTGCCGGGGATTGCGGGCATCGTCTTGACCGTCGGGATGGCGGTGGATGCCAATGTGTTGATTTTCGAGCGGATTCGCGAAGAGTTGCGTAATTCGTCGGTGCAGTCGGCCATTCACGCCGGTTATGAAAAAGCCTTCGTGACCATTGCCGATGCCAATATCACCACCTTGTTGGCGGCGGTTGTCCTGTTCAGTTTCGGTACCGGGCCGATTAAAGGCTTTGCGATTACACTGTCCATCGGGATCATTACCTCCATGTTTACCGCCATCTTGGGTACAAGAGCGTTGGTGAACGCGCTATACGGCAATAAGCCGGTAGAAAAATTATCGGTTTAG
- the yajC gene encoding preprotein translocase subunit YajC — protein sequence MILISDAMAEGGAAAQGSGFEALLPLVLLFVVFYFLLIRPQQKKVKEHKKLVQALGKGAEVVTYGGLAGKIRELDENFVDLEIADNVTVKVERQNVARELPKGTLKGTAE from the coding sequence ATGATTTTGATTTCGGATGCCATGGCAGAAGGCGGCGCGGCCGCACAAGGAAGTGGTTTTGAAGCGTTGCTTCCGTTGGTTCTATTGTTTGTGGTGTTTTACTTCTTGTTGATTCGTCCACAGCAAAAGAAAGTCAAAGAGCATAAGAAGTTGGTTCAAGCTCTGGGGAAAGGCGCGGAAGTCGTCACTTACGGCGGTTTGGCCGGTAAAATCCGCGAATTGGATGAAAACTTCGTCGATTTGGAAATCGCCGACAACGTGACCGTGAAAGTTGAGCGTCAAAACGTTGCACGTGAGTTGCCGAAAGGAACATTGAAAGGGACTGCTGAATAA